A segment of the Phoenix dactylifera cultivar Barhee BC4 chromosome 15, palm_55x_up_171113_PBpolish2nd_filt_p, whole genome shotgun sequence genome:
TCGCATTCTAGGATTGAACCCCTAATGCTCCTACTCCCATAGGACTTAATGAGCGTAAGACTTAGACTATTAGATTGCTTTCACAACTCAAAAGTAGCCCACTCAAAAGTAGCCCTCTCATTTGACGTACTTGATTCCATAGGAAtgcatggttcatccacatggAGAGCCAAATACAAATCCATACACCCCAGAGTCAAGAGAATCTTATCCTTCCAATCAGAATATTTATCATccaataatattggaatatgAGAAGAATAGTTAAGAAAAGTAGTAATAGAAATAATTGCACTAACTAAAGGCAAATATGCATCAATGCTATAAAACATAAACTTAATTTGAACTAACcaattgttaaattcaacagTAAATTCTAAACCTTCCTATGGGTAGAGGTTGAAAACATGCATAGAATTtacttaattcttcattaataAGATTAGTAAACATAAACACCAAAACAAAATATTCCATACCTGTGGACCTAGGAAAATTCCTATTTTGATATTTAGTTTACTATCTTATTCCAATTAATGCACCAAAATGGCCACCTTCATGTAGCATCAGGTAATCATGCCAAATAATCATTTATCCATATGTGACTAAAATTGATTATACATCACAATGACTTAAGATTCTGTGGCTATTCCTAAGCCTATGATATCTCAGaacattatattataaataaattatcaacttatccaaatgttgataaaataaaataaacaaactaATCATGTAATGTGCAAAACAAACATGCTATTACATATAGGTTCCTGATGTCCTTAACTGTaaactaaaatttataaatagatCTCCAAAACTTATTCACTTatccttgttttctttattcTGTTACAAGATTGATCCTTATGGTTCAGATAAACCCAAGCCAGATTGGTTCATGCAAACCGCACTCAAATTCAATCAATAATGTGTCTATCTCAATTTAATCAGATAGAATTAATCAAGTATTAAGAAAAAAGATACAAATTAAACAATAATGCAGTCCtaaattagattaattaagtTCGAATTGACCAACTGCATGTGAAGCACAGTAAACCAAAATGAACTGAGTCAATTTGATTTGGTTTAGTTATTTAGTTAAAAGCCTAAAGTTATCAGACCATACCCGAAATATATACGTACGGAGATAGCTTCTATAATTGGCCTAATCACCCAAGTCTAGTAAGGATTTAGCCCAAAAAAGGTTAAGTCACTTTCTACAATGACCATTTAGAAAGGCTCTGAATATCCTATGGGCTAGGACACTTCTTTTAAGTTTAGGACACAAAAAAACCTCTCGTTAATACTCATCGAGTGATCCCTTTCAAAGGTAATAAATGACATAGAAATCCAGAACTGTTTACATTTCTTGACACTATAGATATTCTATGCTCCGAAACTATCAACAACGATAAAAACAGCTGTTTTGTTATTTCAGATAATTAATGGATACAAGGCAGCCATGAGTTTCCGGTCGCCAGATTGAAGGATGGACAAATAGTGGCACCGGTCGTGGCTTCACCATCGTCCGTTATTccccttctttttattttaatgaaaacaaaacaaaaatcttGCTTGAAAGATATTCCACAACATTGTTTACAAAATTTCTACTATGCTAGAATAAACGTACAAATATGGTacataaaaactaaccgcataATATCAAGATCATATACGATTCAAATCTAAATACTAAACAATAAGGCTAGaggatgctctgataccacaataTAAGAAACTATCTTAAGCAAAATAATTTTATACAGCGATGATATTAGTAATATGTACCTCCAGCTATAATTGTACGTATTTGATTAGAGACTATCcacacaaaaaaattaaaaaaaaaaaaaaaaaaacgttttCTAACCTATGCCTCCATAAAATCATAAAATTGATAGCATCACAGGCTTAAAAATAGACTAGACTAGGGATGCTTATCAATATTATCAGTTTTCTTTCCACTAGCAAACTCCTTTAGGTAGGTAGTTACCGTCCAAAGTTGTCCAACTAATCTATGTATGTGGGCCACGTAGAGCCTTTTCCAACAGATCTCACACATCACGGCCCATCGTCCATGAAATCGACGAACTCGGTAGCCACCGCGCACTCTACGGAACCCAGCCCCTTCCCCTCTCCATAGATCCCGCCCTCCGCTGCTGCCGCAGACGGCTGAACCGGCAGGTAGAGGTGCGGGAACGGCAGGAAGATGCTATGGACCGCGATCCGGGCGTTGGTCACCACGTCGGGAACCTTGATCGGGACGTAGTTTATCCGGAGGCCGGAGGCGGGGCCCAGTGCCGCGGGGCCGGTGGCGACGGCGGCGGCGTGCGTCACCATCAGGTGCTGGCCCCGGCCCAGCGTCGGCAGGACGGCCCGCGGCGGAAGCCTAAGGAGGTCGGCGTGGGTCAGGAGGCGGTTGGGGACGACGTGGAACTGCACCTCCGTCACGTACGCATGCCCGCCGGCGAAGATCGAGGGGTCGTCGAGGGCGAACACCGTCATGTTCTGGAGGCCCGAGAGCTCCGCGTGCTTGACGCGCATCGCCAGGGAGAGGATGCTGAACCCGCTGTCGCGGAGGCGGACGATGGCGTCGCGCAGCATCAGCCGCACGATCGACGACCCGGGGCGATCGGAGGCACCGGCGGCGGCAATCTCCGGGGCGAAGGCGGGTTGGGGGTCCCCGGGGCTGCAAGAAAGAGGGGAGAGAGGGGCGACGAAGGCGCCGATGCCGTGGATCACGAAGCGGCCGTCGTTGAAGAGGTCCGGGCGGGTGACTTCGACGTCGTCGACGAAGATCTTGACGTCAGAGGAGTTGGCTGTCGATCCGGGACGGAGATCGGCGGCAGCTGAGGAGGAGGTGACGGTGAGGCAGCGGCCGGGGCTGGCGGTCTCGAGCTTGGTGCCGAAGGCGAGCTTGGAGAGGTACGGGAGGGAGAAGAGGCCGGGGACGAGATGCTCTcggaggaggcggagggggGAACAGGAGGGGCAGGAGTGGAGGGAGTCGTCGGATGAGGCGAAGAGGGTGAGGGGGCCGGACCAGGCGGAGAGGACCGGCGAGTAGAGGGCGGGCACGGCCATGGCGAGCTCCTGGAAGCCGAGGTTGGAGAGGATCGGGGCCAGGAGGAAGGCCTGGTGCGGTTCTTGGGGAGGCGGAGCTAGCGATCCGGCCGCGGCGGacgagagaaggagggaggcggtgaagagggcgaggacgcccataacggaggaggaggaagccaTGGAAGCttcgagtgagagagagagagagatagaggtgTTGGAGgaacagaggaggagagagggtatTTATCGGCGGGCGAGGGTGGAAGGAGGAAGTGCCGCATGGAGCCGTACTTCCGTACAGCTTCTTGATTGGATTTACGAAAATGGCATGGAAAGGCGGGAAAGAGTTTTGGCTGGGGGGGACTTGCGGCGATTCCGGCTCCAGGTCTCGTAGAGCGAAAGACGTGGCAGTGAGCAAATGATACCAGGCAGGTCATATCAGATGCGGTTCATGTACTGCGGGACTTCATCTCATGAACCACCCACGCATGCCCAGGGGAAGAGGGCCACAAATTTCACATCCCCTGTGAGTCCTTTTGCTCGCATAACAAAACGGATCCCATCGAATAATTGCTGCTTCTAGTGCACGCCATTTGAGAAAACCATGCAGCACGACAGTGGAAATTTCATTCAAATTGCATTAGTCGGGGTCAATTTTTATTCCAATATACCCTGTGTATTTTCAAACGGAGCATGCTTTGTTACACTACTGTTTTTAAGGAGGCGCGATTCCATGAGATCGTGGATGTGGTGAGCTTATTAGCTACGGCTTCCAACCACAACTTTGCCAGGATCGCGATGATGCCAGTGCACATTCATTTCAATAGCCACCCCTAATAGCGTGACCTACTTAAAAATAGATTATTCGACACCATAACAAAAATTGGAACTATTGAGGATATGAGACCTTGCGATAGTTCTGCACACACGTTTATAAGCAAAATATCCTTTAAGTGACTCTGGCATTGCCAGCGACAATGATCATCAATCAATTGCTACTCAAATCTTAAACATAATATGGCTAAAATTGCACCTAAATTAGGtgtcatttcaaaactttggtCAAGTAAAATAGCTCAACAAGAGGACATAAAACTTGGAAAAAATGTGAATTCGCTTAAATATTCCAAAGGAACAGAAAAAATAAGATAATTTTACAGAATAATCAGTGGTATAAACTATATCAGGATCATTGCTGCCAATTGTACAGAATGTTTTTGTTACATACATCggctgatgcagcaacatataCCATTCACTTTCTCCGGTTAGTGCCTCGGCATTCATCCTCCAGGGCGAATGTCAGCATTTCTGTACAAAACTGGTCATCCGGTTtcaaccatagagcctgaaagCATAACGAGATTTAAGTGGTTACTTAAGCTCGAGTAGATGGAACCAAAAACAGCACAACAAACGGACAAAAGAGAAACTGCAACTACCAGGGTGAGGACCTAATAAGATGATATAGCGAGCCCTTGTTAATACTTGCCACTCCTTATTTCCTAATTCTCTTGGATAGAAGTGGATGTAGAAAAGTACAGGCCATTCCCTTCGTGCACAAGCATTCATGCTGTAGTACAAGATGATCATATTCTAAACCAATGTCGGGGTCTAATCGGTCATTAACATATTCTGATGACATATTATATGTGGGTGAGAAATATAGCCTTCAGCCATTGGCCAGCTCAGTGAGAGCGAGGAAAAATACAAAATCACAGATGCAGACCTCTCAATACCATGATTTCTGGCTGACTAGATCACTTCTTCAATGGAATGCTCAATTTATCTGCTTAAACATTATTGTGTTGTCGGACAGTCCAACCTCAACTCTACAACCATGCACCTACCCCACAGTCCTCACCATTCCCTTCTCCCTGCATTCCAAGAGAATCTCCTTTCTTTTTCAATATTATCATGCTCTTGACGAGCATCCTAGAAGGGAAATAGCCCCTAGAAGAATTATTCTGCCATGTCCAGTCCAGATGGGCATACCCCGGGTCTACGAAATGCTGCTTCCTCATAAATGAATCTCGGCGACATCtatgtaataatttttttactgACTTCTGTGAAATCACAATTACAATCAGAAAGTATTCCCGTTAATTTACCTTGTGATAATAAGTAATTGCAGCATCAAAGTTATCCTGCAAACAGAAAATAAATAATTGTGAGTAAACTACCAAATAAAGAGCTCTCAATAAAAGAACTTGTTCATTTAGGTGATCAACATCCCCAGTTTTGCggataaattctaaaatttactACTGGTGTTCTAGAGATGGAGCTTTCAATAGGTTGTGATCATCGTGTACTCTAGTGCATAAAGTTGGCTGTACACCAATGACAGTAGCCCCCAGTTTTCCACCCCTGTAACTTCTCTAATTAGTGGATGTCTCGGTACAGCCTTGTTAAGTCATAACTTCCTAATTTCAATTCACAATGCTGTTACACAGTCCGAGCATGCCACAAATAATGAGAATGTAGCAACTGGTGCAACTTTATAAACCACCTTTGTTCTCTTACAGAAAGCTTCTGTTTCATGACCGCTAAgggataaaaatatataatacaggcaaagtaaaataaaacaagaagcTGTGAAGATACCTGCAGGTGATAAGTGTAAGCCAGACCTGCAAATGCACTCAAATTTCGAGTTGAAAGAGTCAGCGCCTTCTCATAATAGGAGATTGCCTTATGGTACCTCCtgtaagaattatttacctgaaTATCAGGGCTTTGTAataaaattaatgatccaaAATTAATCTCTTTCCTCTTCAAATGTTACAACCAATCTAAACAGCATCTTCATATTCATCCTCCATGAGAAGAGAATTAAGCAACTAAATGATGTAAGAGCAAAAAACGAGTTGTATGGGATCCCTCAAGTGTACAACAATTATTCAGAatctaaaaagagagagagagagagagagaacatctTCAATATCTTGTATTGATTTATCAAGTATTATTCAGCAATTTTTTTGATTgtaaataatttttatcataTGACAATCTCACAAATGCACACTTCATATAAACAAGCCCATGATTTTATCCTAGGATATTATATGCTTTTAAACTTCTATAATGAACTAAGATGATCAGAAATTTCATCACTAGAATTATGCAAAATCTTAAAGCAATATAATTAGAACATTAAAGCAATTATTGATGTGGCAGCCATCAAGAAAATTGAAGGTATAGCTTCAATGCTTGTTCGATGAAAGGTATGACTCAATATCCTGCAGAGTCATGTCAACATACTTTAGCTTCCTCTGTGCATGTGCAAGATTCACCAAAGTTGGTTCCCACAATTCACTTAGCGAAGATGCAACATGGTCCAATGTCATCTCAAACCATAGAACAGCTTTCTGATACCTATaagcacaagaaagagaaacaaATTTTCAGATGCATGTTATGCTTGAACGTCTATATTAAAAGGTTTCAAAAGGACTAATAAAAGCTGCAGACCATCTAAAGCAGTCAAGCGATATTACTGAATAAGATAAGTAACGCATGCACATCCATAAACAGATGCATGACTGTATATCTGACTGGGAGATGCTTATTAGACATCGTGATAGATTGTGCACATCCCTCAAATAAAAATACAAGTTCTTAGTGATAACAAGAGCACAACCACGCCAATTCTCAAAAACTTCCTAAACTAAAagtcattaaaataattatgttCACACGCAAACTAGATGATAATTCAATTACCACAATAAAGAAttctatccaaaaaaaaaaagcctggcCGGAAATTTTCTTACTCTTTCATGTGATAGGCTACAACTCCAAGCTCGTTGTAAACAAAAGGATCAGAAGGGCAGACTGCTTTTGCCTGCAGAAAAAACTGAAGAAAAGGCATACTGAAAACTTCAACAAGTTGTTTCTATTGTTAACTAAAATGAAAAAGATAGTATCACTTTCTAATTCAATTTTTACATTGTCATATATctgataaattaaaaattaaattcatCACATAGAATAGATAGTTCCCTTGAACAGTTTTAAGGTAACTTATTTGGGAAATACAAGAGCAGGTTAAACTAATTGAGAAATGCAGAATATGGACCTTCCGTCGTGCATCATGAAGAAAAAAGTTAAATTAAATAGAGAACTTACACCATACAAGTATACAACAACACAATCTTTGTAAGATGCTAATCAGAACTGAAATAAACATAAGAAGGAAGTGTTTGCAAGATAAGAGAAAGAACATGCAGAGACACATATCTGTGATAAGTTCCAAACAATTGTttacttgagaataaccaaaaaataagagaaaagaaagaaagaagcctCCCAAATCCCAACACTTGGTTGCCACCTTCGCCATATTATGATGCAATAACTTATTTCTATTAGCCCCCATCTTCACCTTCACCACTCATTTGATAGTGAAATAGGACAGAACATGATCTAAATTTCTAGCAGTTTTTTCTTCGCATCTTTACTTTAGGAATTACACCAAAAATTGGATTTCCGAAGATTGAAATCACAACCAATATATTTCTTTGATTTACCTTGGACATAATTTACTCTCAATTTCATATATTGTTAGCTATGATTTATTAGAGcattttttaagagattcgaaGACAAGTGACCAAAGTTGAAACAGAATTCTCTCATGTAGATTAGGTTTTGCAGGGTAACAACAGAATCATCAACAACAAGCCATAACGCATACATGTGGAGCAGCTTATCAATCCTTTTCACCATTTGCTCATGTCAAGGGCTGAATTATCTGCAACATATGCTTTCTCAAGTCCTAACATTTTTATCAAGTTTACTACTCTCAAAAACATTTTATCCAGATTGATTTAgatcttctctctcctttctgaGCGTCCTGCAAATAGGAGCCCTTCGTACAGGCACAACCTCCAGTATACCAAATAAGCACAGTAactgaataataaaaaaagtgaTTGAGTAACGAATATCCTAGAACCACTAAATTTCTGATAAACTATCCAGTACAAAAAGTTACATATACCTGTTCTGCAAGTTTGAAATTGTGTGTTCGCATGTATTCCATCCCCATGTATAATGCTGGCAAATGGCACCTGTAATTACAGAACATCAAGAATTTACGTGCTAATCATAACAGATGCCTATAAAAGTTTTCCCTCTCAATCAAAAGCAGCAAAGCCATTAAATCCATTATTTGTTACTTGAAATACAGCCAATAACCTAAATGTTGCATGCCTTTGAGAATAAAAAGACAAGATTCAACTGCAACGACCATGAGAATTTAGGCTGTACTGTATTAAACAAATGAACAGATATAAAAGGTAACAACAGAGAGACCTACTAAAATCCTCAGATCACCAATCCTAGTAATGTACCAGATCAAACTTGgtacagaaaaaaagaaaatagaaaattttgGTTTCATTTAACATGAAGCACTAGCAAAGCAGAAATCACAACCTATATGTGCAAGAATTTTACCCAGGAAACAAACGAGCTGCTGTGCGAAATGCAGACATTGCTTGATCACTCTCTTCTTGGGCAGCATAAGCATTACCAGTACCTATCCAAGCAGGAGCAAATGTCCCATCTACACTTGTAGACTTGCTGCACAATGAAATGCAATTGAAGGAGTGATAATTAATAGGATAAAAATTTCAGCCCATGACATCCTTACAAGCATTCAGTTTGTTCTGCATTATGAGGTAGATGGCCTAACGGTGAGAAGCTGAAGTGAATAGTAGATGTAGGGAAAGAACATAACAGAAATCATATTGAATAACTAACAATAAGCACCAAAAAAACCAAAACAAATGTTTCATAGCGAGAAATAAAACTTACAATAGAATAAATACATTATTAACAATCGCATGGCATCCaaataattaaaatacaaatgagCTAGCCAACATTGAATTAAATCACCTGGCAGCTATTGCGGCAAACAAGTAATATTTGCAACATCAATCAAAATCAAACATCAACTCAGATTCCAAATTTAGTATCTGCAAGTGATATCTGTATGTGTTGTCTTCTTAGACACCAATTTTCATCCAGCTTACATTTTATTTTAACTGCTGGTGTGTCTTCAACAGCCCTTAAGCTATGGCTATGCAGGCTTGGTCAAAAGGTCAAATATATCAAGCATGATGGTGCCATTAGTTTTGTACCTCATCTTTATACATGCAAACTAACAATCCGTaaacacttttcttttcctAGAGATTGCTTCTATTGGTAGTTTGATATTTGTAGGCGTGCTCctgttgtttctaaagaagatatATATTATGGTTTCTATGTGGATGATTATTTTGAGATGAGTTTCTTGTATTTCTATTTAGTGCTCTAGCTAGAGATATCAGCAATTCACTACATTACATACCCAATTTCAGAAATCTATCGAGGTCTTGTATTTAGATTCTAGGGGTGAGTGTTTACCCGGCAAGTTTCTTGTATTCCTTAACATCTGCAGTATTAGCTCTCAGCTCTCATCTCCAAGGGTGCCTGagcaaaataaatttttaggtACATTGACAACCAGATGAACTTAACAGGTAGACAGTATTTTTGTTCAAAAACTTAGGTTTCAATGTTTTATGCTTGTTATTTAGAGGACAAAAGGTCCAAGGTGTGACACTTTGAGTTTACTCTGAACAAAATTACAGCAATAGCTCTCAGAAGGTGTGACACTTTGAGTTTATTCTGAGCAAAAATACAGCAACAACTCTCACAGAGATGATGTCAAGTTGACAACCGATCGTAAAAATCTTTTCAAAATGCTTCAGAGCTGGATACCATTTTCATAACTTTCTTGGATGATGAGATGTAAAAGCACTAACCAGCACTTTACTGCTTTTACAATCACATGCCAAACTGATGTTGTCTATTATTTCATTGACCAATCTCCTTCCTTTGCCTTTTGACCAATCTCACATGAAACCTTTTACTAAACAAATAAGCATGAAGCAGAATTGATTGTTTTTGGTAGATGACAGCACCACAatacaagtttttttttcatttttttccttaCCAAACAGGGTAAGTTTTTTACCAGAGTTCTTCACCAGTCTCTAGAGTTGCCATTAATTCAAGTTATACAAGAAGTTGAAAACACACAGGCAGTATTTTTCAAGGAACACGATATGCAAGACAACTGCATGGAACTGATAGAGATAATTAGACACAAACTGGTATTTCACAATcactttcaaaagaaaaagggggagaagggaAGGATAAATCAAAAGATGTAAATACATAAATGACGAAATAGTTGCCTTTTGAAAAAATAGCATTGGGCAACAAGTAAacaaattttatggatttttttaaaaaaaaaatcatcctgAGAAGCATGCAGTACTTACCAAAAATATCTTCGTGCTTGGTCATATTTCTTGATGCAATAGTAGTAGCATCCCACAGCAAACCAAGATAGAGCTCTAGAAAACAATGGTGAGTTATGATGTCAAGAAAATGGGTGCATCTCAAGTCAGACAATGGCATCATGAAAGAACAAAATATAGAAACATGTGTGCAACAATTTCATCCATatttagacattttatcttcagctGAACTAATTGTTAAGGATATATTTTAGAACATTGTGTATACTTGAAAGGCTTCACTCATGTACAGTAACTTGCTTTTATCAAACTTGAAGGTAACACTGCAATTCCTTCAGTTGAACCTACAACACTAAGAGGCAATCCAGTGAAAAGGCTATTGATAGAAAATCAAATGTGAAAGCTAGACAAACATCACTCTCTTCAGTTTATGGATTAGGTGTAGATTGCAACATCTCTCCATTTACTGAAATGTAAAAATGCTGTAGAAAAATCAGAGAATGCAAGATGGAGAATAAAGAAAGGTTTTCCCAACGTATTATTACTGCAATGATGTGTGAGGAAGACCCAAAAAGAAAGCAAACAAACATAACACTGGATCACACTCCAAACACAAGAAGCCACTTGTCTCCGTCAAACAGCAAATGATAGACCATATGTCACTACAAATATCATTTAAGATTCAGTCTTTTGTTAGATTCTTCATCCCTCTTGCCACATTTCCCACCAAACTGCATAAGCAATAACAACGCACAGCTG
Coding sequences within it:
- the LOC103705864 gene encoding fasciclin-like arabinogalactan protein 21; amino-acid sequence: MAVPALYSPVLSAWSGPLTLFASSDDSLHSCPSCSPLRLLREHLVPGLFSLPYLSKLAFGTKLETASPGRCLTVTSSSAAADLRPGSTANSSDVKIFVDDVEVTRPDLFNDGRFVIHGIGAFVAPLSPLSCSPGDPQPAFAPEIAAAGASDRPGSSIVRLMLRDAIVRLRDSGFSILSLAMRVKHAELSGLQNMTVFALDDPSIFAGGHAYVTEVQFHVVPNRLLTHADLLRLPPRAVLPTLGRGQHLMVTHAAAVATGPAALGPASGLRINYVPIKVPDVVTNARIAVHSIFLPFPHLYLPVQPSAAAAEGGIYGEGKGLGSVECAVATEFVDFMDDGP